One Pichia kudriavzevii chromosome 3, complete sequence genomic window carries:
- a CDS encoding uncharacterized protein (PKUD0C06550; similar to Saccharomyces cerevisiae YNL230C (ELA1); ancestral locus Anc_2.13), with protein MDDFDKMKNGVLSLTHLAKLKCINNAHIINDIGYTPYHLVEPILKKKTAKSLKQMEERSPQIIDNSEELWAALLKRDFPDRPPIQAVLQDGKRTNITSRDLYDKYFNERETQRLNAVDNLKIMTKNLKVLKDKTKVKAVDKVLPMTIKKKRQNSSVPLTKAPFKSNLLQKARMANKQRVRNFIQPSQQLQRVTPSFTSQGSMTKLGQAITTKPANKDWVKLGQAVGARKRLQTNPGPNRGKRFKN; from the coding sequence ATGGATGATTTTGACAAGATGAAGAACGGGGTGTTGTCCTTGACACATCTAGCAAAATTGAAATGCATCAACAATGCACATATAATCAATGATATAGGATATACGCCTTACCATTTAGTGGAACCtatattgaagaagaagactGCAAAGTCGTTGAAACAGATGGAGGAGCGATCGCCGCAGATTATAGATAACAGCGAAGAGTTATGGGCAGCCCTATTAAAGAGGGACTTCCCCGATCGACCACCGATACAGGCGGTCTTGCAAGACGGGAAACGCACCAATATAACCTCACGAGATTTATATGATAAATACTTCAATGAAAGAGAGACACAGAGGTTGAACGCCGTAgacaatttgaaaataatgacaaaaaatttgaaggttttgaagGATAAAACCAAAGTCAAAGCGGTTGATAAAGTGTTACCAATGactatcaaaaagaaaaggcaGAATTCGTCGGTACCTTTGACAAAGGCACCGTTCAAGAGTAACCTATTACAAAAGGCACGTATGGCAAATAAACAAAGGGTACGAAATTTCATTCAACCAAGCCAGCAGTTGCAGCGGGTTACTCCCTCTTTCACCTCGCAGGGCAGCATGACTAAATTGGGTCAAGCTATAACGACCAAACCAGCCAACAAAGATTGGGTCAAATTAGGACAGGCCGTGGGGGCTAGAAAACGTTTACAAACCAATCCAGGACCGAACCGAGGCAAACGATTCAAGAACTAA
- a CDS encoding uncharacterized protein (PKUD0C06540; similar to Saccharomyces cerevisiae YHR062C (RPP1); ancestral locus Anc_5.332), with the protein MICDLNIVYPVSDFNESIEPQQLKELKKVLDLSIQLGYTHVALNFCPETTTSNSNKKRLPNDLNLINPINIDRDFSEFKDKLKIFTRITVKIDDPSQCQNIAKFQTIFDIVAVEPKTEKSFQSAISNLDIDIISFDLQDRLPCYMKHKPLGAAIDKGIYFEIKYTDLLTNSNRAQVISNIKQIIRASRNRGMILSSGVRLNKMFQLRNLANVTPILKMLGVDSNRCSKMFKDWSLKVLLNGRLRIKSYKQTIAIADNDLIDNSLEDKNWEHSKLNNIKINNVKQNINTYKRKKTENSLDRVLKKRKS; encoded by the coding sequence ATGATCTGTGACTTAAACATAGTATATCCTGTTTCtgatttcaatgaatcCATTGAACCCCAACAGTTGAAAGAGTTAAAGAAGGTCTTGGACTTGAGCATCCAATTAGGCTATACACATGTCGCATTGAACTTCTGTCCAGAGACGACAACATCTAactcaaacaaaaagagaTTACCGAACGACCTGAACCTGATCAACCCCATCAATATAGATCGGGATTTCTCTGAATTCAAGGATAAATTGAAGATCTTCACGAGAATTACTGTTAAGATTGACGATCCTTCGCAATGTCAAAATATTGCAAAATTCCAAACCATTTTCGATATTGTTGCCGTTGAGCCTAAGACTGAGAAGTCTTTCCAGTCTGCTATATCGAACCTTGATATCGATATTATTTCGTTCGATTTGCAAGATAGGCTACCTTGCTATATGAAACATAAACCCCTGGGTGCAGCAATTGATAAAGGCatctattttgaaatcaaatacaCGGATCTGTTGACCAACTCCAACCGAGCCCAAGTCATATCAAATATAAAACAGATAATTAGGGCAAGCCGAAATAGGGGGATGATTTTATCCAGTGGCGTCCGACTCAATAAGATGTTTCAACTGAGAAACTTGGCAAACGTGACAccaatattgaaaatgctaGGCGTAGATTCAAACAGATGTAGCAAGATGTTCAAGGACTGGAGCTTGAAAGTCCTACTTAATGGTAGGTTGAGAATTAAATCGtacaaacaaacaatagCTATTGCTGATAAcgatttgattgataatTCACTGGAGGATAAGAATTGGGAGCATTCAAAGTTGAATAACattaaaatcaataacgttaaacaaaatataaatacctacaaaaggaagaaaacagaaaattCGTTAGATAgagttttgaagaagaggaaatcATGA